In Nitratidesulfovibrio sp., the following are encoded in one genomic region:
- a CDS encoding carbohydrate ABC transporter permease, whose product MSQTNIYDSRGLARVLDTAAAWTLAVLWALPLLYAVWTAFHPSEFSTRFTLAAPLTLDNFRAAWDAAPFARYLVNTVLLVTMVLAGQLVLCTLAAYAFAKYDFPGKGMVFALVLMQLMIMPDVLVVENYRTMAAIGVLDSTLAIGLPYMASAFGIFLLRQTFKSIPKELDEAAAVEGASTLQILWKVYVPLGKPVYLAYALVSISYHWNNFLWPLIVTNTTNSRPLTVGLQVFSSTEQGVDWSIITAATLMTSGPLLIGFLLFQRQFVQSFMRAGIK is encoded by the coding sequence ATGAGCCAGACCAACATCTACGACAGCCGGGGCCTGGCCCGCGTGCTGGATACCGCCGCCGCGTGGACCCTGGCCGTGCTGTGGGCGCTGCCGCTGCTGTACGCCGTGTGGACGGCCTTTCACCCCTCGGAATTTTCCACCCGGTTCACGCTCGCCGCGCCGCTGACGCTGGACAACTTCCGCGCGGCGTGGGACGCGGCCCCCTTTGCCCGCTACCTGGTCAACACCGTGCTGCTGGTGACCATGGTGCTGGCCGGGCAACTGGTGCTGTGCACGCTGGCGGCCTATGCCTTTGCCAAGTACGACTTTCCCGGCAAGGGCATGGTGTTCGCGCTGGTGCTGATGCAACTGATGATCATGCCCGACGTGCTGGTGGTGGAAAACTACCGCACCATGGCGGCCATCGGCGTGCTGGATTCCACGCTGGCCATCGGCCTGCCGTACATGGCCTCTGCCTTCGGCATCTTTCTGCTGCGCCAGACCTTCAAGAGCATACCGAAGGAACTGGACGAGGCCGCCGCCGTGGAAGGCGCCAGCACCCTGCAAATTCTCTGGAAGGTCTACGTGCCGCTGGGCAAGCCGGTGTACCTGGCCTACGCGCTGGTTTCCATCAGCTACCACTGGAACAACTTTTTGTGGCCGCTCATCGTCACCAACACCACCAATTCGCGTCCGCTCACCGTGGGGTTGCAGGTGTTTTCGTCCACCGAGCAGGGGGTGGACTGGTCGATCATCACGGCGGCCACGCTGATGACCTCCGGCCCGCTGCTGATCGGCTTTCTGCTGTTCCAGCGGCAGTTCGTGCAGTCGTTCATGCGGGCGGGCATCAAGTAG
- a CDS encoding ABC transporter substrate-binding protein: MTGFRNACTLAAAALLSLTLLAGSALAEKVNLTFYFPVSVGGPITKIVEGMTEQFMKEHPDIQVTPVYAGIYRETLTKALTALRGGEPPHVAVLLSTDMYTLIDEDAVVAYDDILKPEEMGFTKTYFPGFMRNSQTGGKTWGIPFQRSTIVMYWNKEAFKAAGLDPEKGPATWNELVEMGKKLTVRDASGKVTQWGVAIPSTGYAYWMFQALAIQNGVELMNAEGTKTYFDAPKAIEALQFLVDLAYKHEVSPKGTIDWATTPRDFFERKSAIMWTTTGNLTNVRTNAPFPFGVGMLPASARPGSPTGGGNFYIFKKATPAERKAAVTFVQWMTSADRAAQWGIDTGYVAVRPDAWETPAMKDYVAKFPVAAVARDQLAHAVPELSTHDNQRVTKALDDAIQAAVTGSKKPADALKDAQKEAERILRRYGK; the protein is encoded by the coding sequence ATGACCGGTTTCAGGAACGCGTGCACCCTGGCGGCGGCGGCCCTGCTGTCGCTGACCCTGCTCGCGGGCAGCGCACTGGCGGAAAAGGTGAATCTTACCTTCTACTTCCCGGTATCCGTCGGCGGCCCCATCACCAAGATCGTGGAAGGCATGACCGAGCAGTTCATGAAGGAACACCCGGACATCCAGGTCACCCCGGTGTACGCGGGCATCTACCGCGAAACCCTCACCAAGGCCCTTACCGCCCTGCGCGGGGGCGAGCCGCCGCACGTGGCGGTGCTGCTGTCCACCGACATGTACACCCTCATCGACGAAGACGCGGTGGTGGCCTACGACGATATCCTGAAGCCGGAGGAAATGGGCTTCACCAAGACGTACTTTCCCGGCTTCATGCGCAACAGCCAGACCGGCGGCAAGACCTGGGGCATTCCCTTCCAGCGCTCGACCATCGTGATGTACTGGAACAAGGAAGCCTTCAAGGCCGCCGGGCTGGACCCCGAAAAAGGCCCCGCCACCTGGAACGAACTGGTGGAAATGGGCAAGAAGCTGACCGTGCGCGATGCCTCCGGCAAGGTCACCCAGTGGGGCGTGGCCATTCCCTCCACCGGGTACGCCTACTGGATGTTCCAGGCCCTGGCCATCCAGAACGGCGTGGAACTGATGAATGCCGAAGGCACCAAGACCTACTTCGACGCGCCCAAGGCCATCGAGGCCCTGCAATTCCTGGTGGACCTGGCCTACAAGCACGAGGTGTCGCCCAAGGGTACCATCGACTGGGCCACCACCCCGCGTGACTTCTTCGAGCGCAAGTCTGCCATCATGTGGACCACCACCGGCAACCTGACCAACGTGCGCACCAACGCGCCCTTCCCCTTCGGCGTGGGCATGCTGCCCGCCAGCGCCCGCCCCGGCTCGCCCACGGGCGGCGGCAACTTCTACATCTTCAAGAAGGCCACCCCCGCCGAGCGCAAGGCTGCCGTCACCTTCGTGCAGTGGATGACCAGCGCGGACCGCGCCGCCCAGTGGGGCATCGACACCGGCTACGTGGCCGTGCGCCCCGACGCCTGGGAAACCCCGGCCATGAAGGACTACGTGGCCAAGTTCCCCGTGGCGGCCGTGGCCCGCGACCAGTTGGCCCACGCCGTGCCGGAGCTGTCCACCCACGACAACCAGCGCGTTACCAAGGCGCTGGACGACGCCATCCAGGCCGCCGTGACCGGCTCCAAGAAGCCCGCCGACGCGCTGAAGGACGCCCAGAAGGAAGCGGAACGCATCCTGCGCCGTTACGGCAAGTAA
- a CDS encoding universal stress protein, with product MERILVGIDERCAHWEALAHGCSLARRIRARLYVLFVNGTRAGASGGAVRQRLELLVGAAKAEGVPVEYFIAEGGYEDAVVSFVNTHGITLLIHEAAPVDHAATGHAVSALQALRHRISCRVEIVNPKRA from the coding sequence ATGGAACGCATTCTTGTTGGCATCGACGAACGCTGCGCCCACTGGGAGGCGCTGGCCCATGGCTGTTCGCTGGCCCGGCGCATCCGGGCCCGGCTGTACGTGCTGTTCGTGAACGGCACGCGGGCCGGGGCTTCCGGCGGCGCCGTGCGCCAGCGCCTGGAATTGCTGGTGGGCGCGGCCAAGGCCGAAGGAGTTCCCGTGGAATATTTCATCGCCGAAGGAGGATACGAGGACGCCGTAGTTTCATTCGTGAACACCCATGGAATAACGCTGCTCATTCATGAAGCGGCTCCCGTCGATCATGCTGCCACCGGCCATGCCGTATCCGCGTTGCAGGCGCTGCGCCACCGGATTTCGTGCCGGGTCGAGATCGTGAATCCCAAACGTGCATAA
- a CDS encoding ABC transporter ATP-binding protein, translating to MSAIQLLNVSRHWGDVRAVDDVSFEVEQGTMLVLLGPSGCGKSTTLRLVAGLESVTSGRIMIGERDVTNLPPAQRQLAMVFQSYALFPHLTVRENILFGLIVRKVPEAEREKRLTRAVDILGLGGLLHRKPGELSGGQQQRVALGRALVAEAAVCLMDEPLSNLDAKLRHEMRREIRALQQTLGMTMVYVTHDQTEAMSMADRIILMQGGRIVQNATPSELYSRPATTFAGNFIGTPPMNLVRLDDARGSVCVAGSRSGTVSVVDSADYVLGIRPEHVRIVPDGWRAVVESVEYLGSSSVLGCRVGGEELSVVVDGVPTIAVGAEIYLHCPDEHIHIFDAQTGERRGTCR from the coding sequence TTGTCCGCCATTCAACTTCTGAACGTCAGCAGGCACTGGGGCGACGTCCGCGCCGTGGACGACGTGTCCTTCGAGGTGGAACAGGGCACCATGCTGGTGCTGCTGGGGCCTTCGGGCTGCGGCAAGTCCACCACCCTGCGGCTTGTCGCGGGGCTGGAATCCGTGACCTCTGGCCGCATCATGATCGGCGAGCGCGACGTGACCAACCTGCCCCCGGCCCAGCGCCAACTGGCCATGGTCTTCCAGTCCTACGCGCTGTTCCCGCACCTGACGGTGCGCGAGAACATCCTGTTCGGGCTCATCGTGCGCAAGGTGCCCGAGGCCGAGCGCGAAAAACGCCTGACCCGCGCCGTGGACATCCTGGGGCTGGGTGGCCTGCTGCACCGCAAGCCCGGCGAACTTTCCGGCGGGCAACAGCAGCGCGTGGCCCTGGGGCGCGCCCTGGTGGCCGAGGCCGCCGTGTGCCTGATGGACGAGCCGCTCTCCAACCTGGACGCCAAGCTGCGCCACGAAATGCGCCGCGAAATCCGCGCGTTGCAGCAGACCCTGGGCATGACCATGGTCTACGTCACCCACGACCAGACCGAGGCCATGAGCATGGCCGACCGGATCATCCTGATGCAGGGTGGACGCATCGTGCAGAACGCCACGCCGTCCGAATTGTATTCCCGCCCGGCCACCACCTTTGCGGGCAACTTCATCGGCACCCCGCCCATGAACCTGGTCCGGCTGGACGATGCGCGCGGCAGCGTGTGCGTGGCGGGCAGCCGGTCCGGCACGGTGAGCGTGGTGGACAGCGCGGACTACGTGCTGGGCATCCGCCCGGAGCATGTGCGCATCGTGCCCGACGGGTGGCGCGCCGTGGTGGAAAGCGTGGAATATCTGGGGTCCAGTTCGGTGCTGGGCTGCCGCGTGGGGGGCGAGGAACTTTCCGTTGTGGTGGACGGCGTGCCGACCATCGCCGTGGGGGCAGAGATCTACCTGCACTGCCCGGACGAGCACATCCACATCTTTGACGCACAAACCGGCGAGCGACGCGGCACCTGCCGCTGA
- a CDS encoding ATP-binding protein, whose translation MNSQQDSAGNDRSSSMGAPGAPPTSPAASERAEVFSVFGCPRQFFRSIKGKIFILFAVTFLSIGALAALNYWSLSTVSQRLLLGESYDDLLNNILEVRRYEKNYLFYRDAGSLTESLAYLERIDTLTAELADDMAMVAGQVELVRFRDLLGRYGHSVRTLVQGGTANQEELRTLGKSLIDMADTLRKQKRERAHKALERTLVLPLAFLAVFLLLMVLVIKLISTGLLRPLGMVAATTGRVGRGDFSPIATGAEQLSEIASFIHAFNRMAHELAVNQEHLLQARKMAALGTFTAGIAHELNNPINNVLLSAEGLREDYGEAIDADGQEMIDDIMQQAERASDIVRNLLDFSRTEHPTFAALRPADIIGSTVNLLKNQVMLSGISLSVHVPADLPMVRGDLRSLQQVFMNLLLNGIQATPRGGSVAVVAMGVPPGHVAFEVRDSGPGIPEAIREHIFEPFFSTKEVGKGTGLGLAVTYALVHRHEGRIEVHGGEGRGATFTVLLPVARPAGGAGDAGMTDDAAFEEGDI comes from the coding sequence ATGAACAGCCAGCAAGATTCCGCCGGGAACGATCGGTCATCTTCCATGGGCGCGCCGGGTGCACCGCCAACGTCCCCTGCCGCATCCGAGCGGGCGGAGGTCTTCAGCGTCTTCGGCTGTCCCCGGCAGTTCTTCCGTTCCATCAAGGGCAAGATCTTCATCTTGTTCGCCGTGACGTTCCTCTCCATCGGCGCGCTGGCCGCGCTGAACTACTGGAGCCTGTCCACGGTGAGCCAGCGCCTGCTGCTGGGCGAAAGCTACGACGACCTCCTGAACAACATCCTGGAGGTGCGCCGCTACGAAAAGAACTACCTGTTCTACCGCGACGCGGGCAGCCTGACCGAAAGCCTGGCCTATCTGGAGCGCATCGACACCCTGACCGCGGAACTGGCCGATGACATGGCAATGGTGGCGGGGCAGGTGGAGTTAGTGCGCTTTCGCGACCTGCTGGGTCGGTACGGCCATTCGGTGCGCACCCTGGTGCAGGGCGGCACGGCCAATCAGGAAGAGTTGCGCACCCTCGGCAAGTCGCTCATCGACATGGCCGACACCCTGCGCAAACAGAAACGCGAGCGCGCGCACAAGGCGCTGGAGCGCACGCTGGTGCTGCCGCTGGCCTTTCTGGCGGTGTTCCTGCTGCTGATGGTGCTGGTCATCAAGCTCATCTCCACCGGCCTGCTGCGCCCGCTGGGCATGGTGGCGGCCACCACGGGCCGGGTGGGGCGCGGCGACTTCAGCCCCATCGCCACCGGGGCGGAACAGTTGAGCGAGATCGCCAGCTTCATCCACGCCTTCAACCGCATGGCTCACGAACTGGCCGTGAATCAGGAGCACCTGTTGCAGGCCCGCAAGATGGCGGCGCTGGGCACCTTCACGGCGGGCATTGCCCACGAACTGAACAACCCCATCAACAACGTGCTGCTGAGTGCCGAAGGGCTGCGCGAGGACTATGGCGAGGCCATTGACGCCGACGGGCAGGAGATGATCGACGACATCATGCAGCAGGCGGAACGGGCATCCGACATCGTGCGCAACCTGCTGGACTTTTCGCGCACCGAGCATCCCACCTTCGCGGCGTTGCGCCCGGCGGACATCATCGGGTCCACGGTCAACCTGCTGAAGAATCAGGTGATGTTGTCCGGCATCAGTCTTTCCGTGCATGTGCCCGCCGACCTGCCCATGGTGCGCGGCGATCTGCGCAGCCTGCAGCAGGTGTTCATGAACCTGCTGCTCAACGGCATCCAGGCCACGCCGCGCGGTGGCAGCGTGGCCGTTGTGGCCATGGGCGTACCGCCGGGCCATGTGGCCTTTGAGGTGCGCGATTCCGGCCCCGGCATACCGGAGGCCATTCGCGAACATATCTTCGAGCCGTTCTTTTCGACCAAGGAAGTGGGCAAGGGCACAGGACTCGGCCTTGCCGTAACCTACGCCCTGGTGCACCGGCACGAGGGCCGCATAGAGGTGCACGGCGGCGAAGGCCGGGGCGCCACGTTCACGGTGTTGCTGCCCGTGGCCCGGCCCGCCGGTGGCGCGGGGGATGCAGGCATGACGGATGATGCCGCGTTCGAAGAGGGGGATATCTGA
- a CDS encoding sugar ABC transporter permease — MRIIHAWLLLLPALAFIAAFTHYPAVNTFIHSFFLDGRGGAPAQFVGLEHYQYLLEDEVFRKALVNNLLFASGTIPLSIGLAMTMAFLVNAGLAGQSVLRLCYFVPTVLPMIAVANIWLFFYTPEYGLLEQIRGALGLSGVNWLGSESTALPCVIAVAVWKDAGFFMIFYLAALQQIPPSLAEAAMLEGASRLYYYRRVVIPLLMPTTLFVLVNATINAFRMVDHLFVLTQGGPNNASSLLLYYIYEVSFKYWDTGYGAALTMVLLGFLALASIGQFGFLERRVHYR; from the coding sequence ATGCGCATCATCCACGCCTGGCTCCTGCTGTTGCCCGCCCTGGCGTTCATCGCCGCGTTCACCCACTATCCGGCGGTGAACACCTTCATCCACAGCTTCTTTCTGGATGGCAGGGGCGGCGCGCCCGCGCAGTTCGTGGGGCTGGAACACTACCAGTACCTGCTGGAGGACGAGGTGTTCCGCAAGGCACTGGTGAACAACCTGCTGTTCGCCAGCGGCACCATTCCGCTGTCCATCGGGCTGGCCATGACCATGGCCTTTCTGGTCAACGCGGGGCTGGCCGGGCAGTCGGTGCTGCGGCTGTGCTACTTCGTGCCCACGGTGCTGCCCATGATCGCGGTGGCAAACATCTGGCTGTTCTTCTACACGCCGGAATACGGCCTGCTGGAGCAGATACGCGGGGCACTGGGCCTTTCCGGGGTAAACTGGCTGGGCAGCGAATCCACGGCGCTGCCGTGCGTCATCGCCGTGGCGGTGTGGAAGGACGCGGGTTTCTTCATGATTTTCTATCTGGCGGCGTTGCAGCAGATACCGCCTTCGCTGGCCGAGGCGGCCATGCTGGAAGGGGCATCGCGCCTGTACTACTATCGCCGGGTGGTCATACCGCTGCTGATGCCCACCACCCTGTTCGTGCTGGTGAACGCCACCATCAACGCCTTCCGCATGGTGGACCACCTGTTCGTGCTCACCCAGGGCGGCCCCAACAACGCCAGTTCGCTGCTGCTCTACTACATCTACGAAGTCAGCTTCAAATACTGGGATACCGGCTACGGCGCGGCGCTGACCATGGTGCTGCTGGGCTTTCTGGCGCTGGCCTCCATCGGCCAGTTCGGCTTTCTCGAACGCAGGGTGCACTACAGATGA
- a CDS encoding sigma-54 dependent transcriptional regulator, translating to MLLLRVAIVDDEPVVCKRLSHALFKEGYEVEAFMSARSFLEAMIDRPFDVVFSDMRLPDMDGLELLPKIKALRPETEVVIVTGYGSIQTAIEAMREGAFHYVTKPVNFTEIRAIAKRAQEKIGMRMENARLREALLGSSGLSSIVGNSPAIQDLFALVRKVAPVDCNVLIQGESGTGKALVALALHHLSPRKNQPFVTFNCGGFTEELISSELFGYEKGAFTGASASKVGLLEAASGGTVFLDEVGEMPLSMQVRLLHVLQERRILRVGGTKPVDLDIRVIAATNRDLKAEVEKGTFREDLFFRLNVVSTTLPRLADRREDIPLLVRHFIDKYALAFRKSVQGIDEQALGALTGYSFPGNVRELENIIERAVALTDGQTIGLLDLPEDIRNLEFDTLEGDGLPTLAEVERRYVIRILEKTGYNKRLAAQVLGVPRTTLWRKLKEYGVE from the coding sequence ATGCTGTTGTTGCGCGTCGCCATCGTTGACGACGAACCCGTGGTCTGCAAACGCCTCAGCCACGCCCTGTTCAAGGAAGGCTACGAGGTTGAGGCGTTCATGAGCGCCCGCTCGTTTCTGGAAGCCATGATCGACCGGCCCTTCGATGTCGTGTTCTCGGACATGCGCCTGCCAGACATGGACGGGCTGGAGCTGCTGCCCAAGATCAAGGCCCTGCGGCCAGAGACCGAGGTGGTCATCGTCACCGGGTACGGCAGCATCCAGACCGCCATAGAGGCCATGCGCGAGGGGGCCTTTCACTATGTGACCAAGCCGGTGAACTTCACCGAGATACGGGCCATTGCCAAGCGGGCGCAGGAAAAGATCGGCATGCGCATGGAAAACGCCCGCCTGCGCGAGGCGCTGCTGGGCAGTTCCGGCCTGTCGTCCATCGTGGGCAACAGCCCGGCCATTCAGGACCTGTTCGCACTTGTCCGCAAGGTGGCCCCGGTGGACTGCAACGTGCTGATCCAGGGCGAAAGCGGCACCGGCAAGGCGCTGGTGGCCCTGGCCCTGCACCATCTTTCCCCGCGCAAAAACCAGCCGTTCGTCACCTTCAACTGCGGCGGCTTTACCGAGGAACTCATCAGCAGCGAGTTGTTCGGGTACGAGAAGGGGGCCTTCACCGGGGCCAGCGCCAGCAAGGTGGGCCTGCTGGAAGCGGCCAGCGGGGGCACGGTGTTTCTGGACGAAGTGGGCGAAATGCCCCTGTCCATGCAGGTGCGCCTGCTGCACGTGCTGCAGGAGCGGCGCATCCTGCGGGTGGGCGGGACAAAGCCGGTGGACCTGGACATCCGGGTCATTGCCGCCACCAACCGCGACCTGAAGGCGGAAGTGGAAAAGGGCACCTTCCGCGAGGACCTGTTCTTCCGGCTCAACGTGGTCAGCACCACCCTGCCGCGCCTTGCTGACCGACGGGAGGACATCCCCCTGCTGGTGCGCCACTTCATCGACAAGTACGCCCTGGCCTTCCGCAAGTCGGTGCAGGGCATCGACGAGCAGGCCCTGGGCGCGCTGACGGGCTACAGCTTTCCCGGCAACGTGCGCGAGCTGGAAAATATCATCGAGCGCGCCGTGGCCCTTACCGACGGCCAGACCATCGGCCTGCTGGACCTGCCGGAGGATATCCGCAATCTGGAGTTCGACACGCTGGAGGGCGACGGCCTGCCTACCCTGGCCGAGGTGGAACGCCGCTACGTGATCAGGATTCTGGAAAAGACCGGCTACAACAAGCGCCTTGCCGCGCAGGTGCTGGGCGTGCCGCGCACCACCCTGTGGCGCAAGTTGAAGGAGTACGGAGTGGAATAG